The proteins below come from a single Sphingomonas carotinifaciens genomic window:
- a CDS encoding TonB-dependent receptor — translation MTKGINLMRRNRIGLGVSLAALTAALAMPTSVGAQAANIPSTQTPGTPAQTDPAPAQTGVVPPGTTEEPADSSAIVTPQSADPAAGGDADIIVTGFRRSLDAALNVKRDSVSAVDAIVAEDIAKFPDQNLAESLQRIPGISIQRDAGEGRAITVRGLGAQFTRVRVNGLETVATSTDGASANRDRAFDFNVFASELFNSIVVHKTAEASLDEGSLGAVVDLNTGNPLGGKTGVTFVAAAQGTYNDLSENLRPRVAGLLSWKSADGNFGASVSGAYTKTDNLELGNNTVRWAQARFDSVNGTPCYFTSATSATRASNAGGVYRPSAACDQAALAFHPRIPRYGEVFHGRERLGLTGSVQWSPSDATKVSIDALYSRFTEDREEKWGEVLLRSNERSIDLLNPVYDGNNNLISATLNDAWVRTEHYYRRSKTEFYQVGGSWDQDVSDRFRFTLMGGISQSDATIPVETTFVFDDRDAQGYSYDYTNSRSPRLTFGTSVTDPANFQLAEIRDRPSTTVNKFRTGQLRTEWDVTDGFQVKTGAMYRRFEFDTEGFTRDAVLCPTSTTARPDAVLGAVTCTPSFVFGANAVYGLPAGNLGEIFKLGRAGQPQGTTTGFLIPNIAASAAATGLYNRPLVVDPGNIRNVVEEVTGGYAQFDVKGNVFGLDYAANAGMRYAHTAQRSTGLNNGVAVTVERSYDDWLPAANLAFFPTSEIILRAAVAKVITRPALGNLTPGGSVDGFNYRISFGNPNLLPFRATAFDLAAEWYFAPQSIFSVAAFKKNVESFPVSVTTAGTYASTGLPLSIIPPSSPAASAPEGQIWTINSITNGTGASLKGVEIALQATFRFLPGFLKNFGAIANATFIDSDATYTQSGPAVVPGGALVNVVRTETLYGLSKRQYNGTLYYEDARFSARGSISYRGPYIDGSSGTGNIFEGYNSTINVDASLRYKLTPNLEISLEGTNLTDEYRDRYTDLDANRNYENNHFGRTFLFGARFKM, via the coding sequence TGACGCCGCAAAGCGCCGATCCGGCCGCGGGCGGCGATGCGGACATCATCGTCACCGGCTTTCGCCGGTCGCTGGATGCCGCGCTGAACGTGAAGCGCGATTCGGTATCCGCGGTCGATGCGATCGTGGCGGAGGATATCGCCAAATTCCCCGACCAGAACCTAGCCGAGTCGCTGCAGCGCATTCCGGGCATTTCGATCCAGCGCGACGCCGGCGAGGGGCGGGCGATCACCGTGCGCGGTCTGGGCGCGCAATTCACCCGCGTGCGCGTCAACGGGTTGGAAACGGTGGCGACCTCAACCGACGGTGCCAGCGCGAACCGCGACCGCGCGTTCGACTTCAACGTCTTCGCATCCGAGCTGTTCAACTCGATCGTCGTCCACAAGACCGCCGAGGCGTCGCTGGACGAAGGATCGCTGGGCGCGGTGGTCGATCTGAACACCGGCAATCCACTGGGCGGCAAGACCGGGGTGACCTTCGTCGCGGCGGCGCAGGGGACGTATAACGACCTCTCGGAAAACCTGCGGCCGCGTGTCGCCGGGCTGTTGTCCTGGAAGTCGGCGGACGGCAATTTCGGCGCGTCGGTATCGGGCGCCTATACCAAGACCGACAATCTGGAACTGGGCAACAACACCGTGCGCTGGGCGCAGGCCCGCTTCGACTCGGTGAACGGCACGCCCTGCTATTTCACGAGCGCCACCAGCGCCACGCGGGCGTCGAATGCCGGTGGCGTGTACCGCCCGAGCGCGGCATGCGACCAGGCGGCGCTGGCCTTCCACCCGCGCATCCCGCGCTATGGCGAGGTGTTTCACGGACGCGAGCGGCTGGGCCTGACGGGCAGCGTGCAATGGTCGCCGTCGGACGCCACCAAGGTGTCGATCGACGCGCTCTATTCGCGTTTCACCGAGGATCGCGAGGAGAAATGGGGCGAGGTTCTTCTCCGCTCCAACGAGCGGTCGATCGACCTGCTGAACCCCGTCTATGACGGCAACAACAATCTGATCTCCGCGACGCTGAACGATGCCTGGGTGCGGACCGAGCATTATTATCGCCGGTCCAAGACGGAATTCTATCAGGTCGGCGGAAGCTGGGATCAGGATGTCAGCGACCGGTTCCGTTTCACCCTGATGGGCGGCATATCGCAGTCGGATGCGACGATCCCGGTCGAGACGACCTTCGTGTTCGACGATCGCGACGCGCAAGGGTACAGCTATGACTATACCAACTCGCGCAGCCCGCGGCTGACCTTCGGCACCAGCGTGACCGATCCGGCCAACTTCCAGCTGGCCGAGATCCGCGACCGGCCCTCGACCACGGTCAACAAGTTCCGCACCGGCCAGCTTCGGACCGAATGGGACGTGACCGACGGCTTCCAGGTGAAGACGGGCGCGATGTATCGCCGGTTCGAGTTCGATACCGAAGGGTTCACCCGCGACGCGGTGCTGTGCCCGACCAGCACGACCGCGCGTCCCGACGCGGTGCTGGGCGCGGTGACGTGCACGCCCTCCTTCGTCTTTGGCGCAAATGCGGTGTACGGCCTGCCGGCGGGCAATCTGGGCGAGATCTTCAAGCTGGGCAGGGCGGGGCAGCCGCAGGGTACGACGACCGGGTTCCTGATCCCCAACATCGCCGCATCCGCCGCCGCGACCGGGCTGTATAATCGTCCGCTGGTGGTCGACCCCGGCAACATCCGCAACGTCGTGGAGGAAGTGACCGGCGGCTATGCCCAGTTCGACGTGAAGGGCAATGTCTTCGGGCTGGACTATGCAGCCAATGCCGGCATGCGCTACGCCCATACCGCGCAGCGCTCCACGGGGTTGAACAACGGCGTCGCGGTGACGGTGGAGCGCAGCTATGACGACTGGCTGCCGGCCGCCAACCTGGCCTTCTTCCCGACCAGCGAGATCATCCTGCGTGCCGCGGTCGCCAAGGTCATCACGCGTCCGGCACTGGGCAACCTGACGCCGGGCGGGTCGGTCGACGGCTTCAACTACCGGATCAGCTTCGGCAATCCCAACCTGCTGCCGTTCCGTGCCACCGCGTTCGATCTGGCGGCGGAATGGTATTTCGCGCCGCAGTCGATCTTCTCGGTCGCGGCGTTCAAGAAGAATGTGGAAAGCTTCCCCGTGTCGGTGACGACGGCGGGTACCTATGCCTCCACCGGCCTGCCGCTGTCGATCATTCCGCCCTCCTCGCCCGCCGCCTCGGCGCCGGAGGGGCAGATCTGGACGATCAACTCGATCACCAACGGCACCGGCGCCAGCCTGAAGGGGGTGGAGATCGCGTTGCAGGCGACGTTCCGCTTCCTGCCCGGCTTCTTGAAGAATTTCGGCGCGATCGCCAACGCGACCTTTATCGATTCCGATGCGACCTATACGCAAAGCGGCCCTGCCGTGGTGCCGGGCGGCGCGCTGGTGAACGTGGTGCGCACCGAGACGCTCTATGGCCTGTCCAAGCGGCAGTATAACGGCACGCTCTATTACGAGGATGCCCGCTTCTCGGCGCGCGGTTCGATCAGCTACCGGGGGCCGTATATCGACGGCAGCTCGGGTACGGGCAACATCTTCGAGGGGTATAACTCGACGATCAACGTCGATGCCTCGCTGCGCTACAAGCTGACGCCCAATCTGGAGATATCGCTGGAGGGCACGAACCTGACCGACGAGTATCGGGACCGGTACACCGATCTCGATGCCAACCGGAATTACGAGAATAATCACTTCGGCCGCACCTTCCTGTTCGGTGCGCGCTTCAAGATGTAG